The following proteins are encoded in a genomic region of Cryptomeria japonica chromosome 11, Sugi_1.0, whole genome shotgun sequence:
- the LOC131859993 gene encoding aquaporin NIP1-2-like — protein sequence MEDLKATETNNIFLEATIYKKAAAELVATFILVFAGCGGIMVETRDKSLTSVGVSAVFGLVIMALIYTVGHISGAHINPAVSIAFSSVGKLSLKELPVYVISQIVGATGAAAALNIIITQVSINAAVNIPPGNPWASFVVEIIFTFILCFVIFGTATDPKAASGMVGIAVGGIVACNALYAGALSGCSMNPARSLGPALVALNFEGLWVYILGPIFGGVCAAWFYKGICIQE from the exons ATGGAAGATCTTAAGGCTACTGAAACTAACAATATTTTTCTAGAGGCTACAATCTACAAAAAG GCTGCAGCAGAATTGGTGGCAACTTTTATCTTAGTGTTTGCTGGGTGTGGAGGAATCATGGTGGAGACCAGGGATAAGTCCTTAACTTCAGTTGGGGTTTCTGCTGTGTTTGGACTGGTTATAATGGCATTAATCTACACTGTGGGACATATCTCTGGTGCTCACATAAATCCTGCAGTTAGTATTGCCTTCTCATCTGTAGGAAAACTTTCTCTAAAGGAG CTGCCCGTTTATGTTATATCTCAGATTGTGGGTGCCACAGGAGCTGCAGCTGCACTCAATATAATTATTACACAAGTCTCCATTAATGCTGCTGTCAATATTCCTCCTGGAAATCCTTGGGCATCATTTGTGGTGGAAATCATTTTCACCTTCATTCTCTGCTTTGTTATTTTTGGAACAGCTACAGATCCTAAAGCA GCGAGTGGAATGGTAGGGATCGCTGTGGGTGGTATAGTAGCTTGTAATGCTTTATATGCAGG AGCACTGTCGGGATGTTCAATGAACCCAGCAAGGTCCTTGGGGCCTGCACTTGTAGCACTCAATTTTGAAGGTCTTTGGGTGTATATTCTTGGACCTATTTTCGGTGGCGTTTGTGCAGCTTGGTTCTACAAGGGCATTTGTATACAAGAATAG